The following proteins are encoded in a genomic region of Arachis ipaensis cultivar K30076 chromosome B02, Araip1.1, whole genome shotgun sequence:
- the LOC107624878 gene encoding disease resistance protein RPS2 (The sequence of the model RefSeq protein was modified relative to this genomic sequence to represent the inferred CDS: added 75 bases not found in genome assembly) yields the protein MALPTPPLPDWLVQWATKILKQELNYLLYFERNINDLEDQVNKLRLERQKLGDRVAEDEDRHGREIYDDVSKWLDGADTIIDAYKKFEKEEEEAHGKCLAGFPPNLPARYFLSKKSIEIKGKAESQLQKAKFDIISRSRGPPSVGLVLSNVDYQSLPSRVTAMEEITNALKDTSARMIGVHGPSGVGKTTLVMEAVNRVQNDQEKPKLFDVVIMANVTKSPNIRKIQGQIADMLWMKLDEESEEGRASRIRERLKKEKESTLIILDDLYGKVDLNILGIPWQSGDGKQKNPKGKKSLGSSTPNEETKQQALADGVMMNSQKASDASSSSSASNSVIALTTEERYKGCKVLLISEVRQVLNQMDVRSKLVVPLELLNEKDARKLFNKIAGIGDKNTEFGELPAQIVEKCDGLPMSLVTTAKALKGRSRLVWQDTYQKFETQTMTGTPEHSTRVIYDLLENEELRITFLLCACMDNDALVSDLVRACIGLGFLRGIYTVKDTRSRVQVMLMKLRESGLLADSYSSDRYTMQNLVRNAALSIAFKERHMLMLNKVRVDEWPDDDEVRRYVAISLRHCDIIDAITKRMTCARLKILEVINNDPQLKLPKKFFEQMEELKVLILTGINLSPSDSSVGCLTKLRMLCLEHCTLSSSKEELSLSEELSIIKNLKNLRILSFSGSNIDCLPVELGDLSKLQTLDISNCPKLRVIPPDVISRLTSLEELYMRKTQIQWPKVINGDENDESENASLLELGELNQLTNLDIQIQSVDHLPENLFFDKLSSYKIVIGSSNGYLERDFKMPEKHELSRFLAIHQKGGIHIHSHKGIKMLFERVEYLLLGKLNGVQDLFYELNLKGFPHLKYLAIQNNHDIQFLIHPKDREEHHEKAFEKLETLELHKVTQIEGLCFHKVTQIEGLCFSSCLLSESSFANLKAIKINFCEKLKYLFSRSLLEHLTALETIQASDCDSLKVIVPDESEMLKLPKLHNLTLQSLKSFSGFYPISTTTTTSTKILFHEKVEVSELERLELRSIEIDQIWNDQSSDFGNLIHLDVSGCNDLISLLPFSLAKNLKKLQSLYVSECYRMENIFADVPVKVAKDATFPNLKNIKLSRMSSLKKIWNLNVPVEKLDTLVIEKCNQLVSVFGHDMEGIFQGLSSLTVTDCKSMETIFDLTCDQNRYARHYETLLRDVHLESLGKLERIVRCEQDQEGTLQLKSLQNITVHGCRKLVNIFPFSIAKHQLKKLQRLVVSDCSKLKEIVAVQNGTSDNSGSSTCDPDSLVFPELTSIKFSKLPKFKNFCPEHCKLECEKLDELSIELCRKLELFGESQLFHETFSSSQAATSAQRKPLFPEEVMNKLRS from the exons ATGGCTCTTCCTACACCTCCTTTACCAGATTGGCTTGTCCAATGGGCAACAAAGATCTTAAAGCAAGAGCTGAACTACCTCCTGTACTTTGAAAGAAACATTAACGATCTAGAAGATCAAGTTAACAAGCTCAGGCTAGAGCGACAGAAGCTGGGTGATAGGGTTGCAGAGGATGAAGACCGCCATGGGAGAGAAATATACGATGACGTGTCAAAATGGTTGGACGGTGCTGATACAATCATTGATGCCTATAAAAagttcgaaaaagaagaagaagaagcccaTGGGAAATGTTTAGCTGGCTTTCCTCCTAATTTGCCAGCAAGATATTTTCTTAGCAAAAAATCAATAGAAATTAAAGGAAAAGCCGAGAGTCAGTTACAGAAGGCAAAGTTTGATATCATATCACGTAGTCGAGGGCCACCTTCAGTGGGTCTTGTTTTGTCTAATGTTGATTATCAAAGCCTTCCTTCGAGAGTTACGGCCATGGAAGAGATCACGAATGCTTTGAAAGACACAAGTGCTAGAATGATCGGTGTTCACGGGCCATCTGGTGTGGGGAAGACCACTCTAGTCATGGAAGCGGTTAACAGAGTTCAAAACGATCAAGAAAAGCCGAAGCTATTCGATGTGGTGATCATGGCGAATGTGACGAAAAGTCCAAACATCCGAAAGATTCAAGGGCAGATTGCCGACATGCTGTGGATGAAACTTGACGAGGAAAGTGAAGAAGGAAGAGCAAGTCGAATAAGAGAGAGATTGAAGAAAGAGAAGGAGAGCACTCTTATAATCCTCGATGATCTTTACGGTAAAGTTGATTTGAATATATTGGGGATTCCATGGCAGAGTGGTGATGGAAAGCAgaagaatccaaaaggaaagaagtcCCTTGGCTCAAGCACTCCTAATGAGGAGACAAAGCAACAAGCCCTTGCAGATGGTGTGATGATGAATTCCCAGAAGGCCTCGGatgcttcctcttcttcttcagcttcaAATTCGGTAATAGCGTTGACAACAGAAGAGCGCTATAAAGGGTGCAAGGTGTTGCTTATCTCAGAGGTGAGGCAAGTGCTGAACCAAATGGATGTAAGGTCAAAACTAGTTGTTCCTCTGGAACTCTTGAACGAGAAGGACGCAAGGAAATTGTTCAATAAGATAGCAGGAATAGGTGACAAAAACACTGAATTCGGAGAATTGCCAGCTCAGATTGTCGAAAAATGTGATGGATTACCTATGTCGTTAGTTACAACTGCGAAGGCCTTGAAAGGCCGAAGTCGGTTGGTTTGGCAGGATACTTATCAGAAGTTTGAAACGCAGACAATGACAGGAACACCTGAGCATTCTACACGGGTGATTTACGATCTATTAGAAAACGAGGAGCTCAGGATAACCTTCTTGCTTTGTGCTTGTATGGATAACGATGCATTAGTTTCAGATCTGGTGAGAGCATGCATTGGATTGGGTTTTCTTCGTGGGATCTACACAGTGAAGGACACCAGAAGCAGAGTGCAAGTGATGCTTATGAAGCTCAGAGAGTCAGGGTTGTTGGCCGACAGCTATTCAAGTGACCGTTACACGATGCAAAACCTTGTTCGCAATGCGGCTTTGTCGATAGCATTCAAGGAGAGGCACATGCTCATGTTGAACAAAGTAAGAGTAGATGAATGGCCAGATGATGATGAGGTTAGAAGGTATGTTGCTATTTCCTTGCGGCATTGTGATATCATTGATGCCATTACTAAGAGAATGACATGTGCTAGACTTAAAATCTTGGAAGTTATCAATAATGATCCACAATTAAAACTTCCAAAGAAGTTCTTCGAACAAATGGAAGAGCTCAAAGTGTTGATCTTAACTGGCATTAATCTGTCACCGTCCGATTCATCTGTTGGTTGTTtaaccaaactcagaatgctctGTTTGGAGCATTGCACGCTAAGTTCATCCAAAGAAGAATTAAGTTTGAGTGAGGAATTAAGCATCATAAAAAACCTGAAGAATCTGAGAATTCTTAGCTTTTCAGGGTCTAATATTGATTGCTTGCCTGTTGAATTAGGGGATTTGTCTAAGTTGCAAACCCTAGACATAAGTAATTGCCCTAAACTTAGAGTCATTCCACCCGATGTAATCTCACGTCTTACTTCTTTGGAGGAGTTGTACATGAGAAAGACTCAAATTCAATGGCCAAAGGTTATTAATGGAGACGAAAATGATGAGAGTGAAAATGCTAGCCTATTAGAATTGGGGGAGTTGAATCAATTGACAAATCTTGACATACAAATACAGAGTGTGGACCATCTGCCAGAGAACTTGTTCTTTGACAAGTTATCTAGTTACAAAATTGTCATTGGCTCTTCGAATGGATATTTGGAGAGAGATTTCAAAATGCCAGAAAAGCATGAATTGTCGAGGTTTTTGGCAATACATCAAAAAGGTGGCATTCACATTCATTCTCATAAGGGAATCAAAATGCTGTTCGAAAGAGTTGAGTATCTTTTGCTGGGAAAACTCAACGGTGTTCAAGATCTGTTTTATGAGTTGAATTTGAAAGGTTTTCCCCATCTCAAATATCTAGCCATTCAAAATAATCATGATATCCAATTTCTTATTCATCCAAAGGACAGGGAGGAGCATCATGAGAAGGCTTTTGAGAAACTAGAGACTCTTGAACTCCATAAAGTGACGCAAATAGAGGGACTATGCTTCCATAAAGTGACGCAAATAGAGGGACTATGCTTCTCTTCATGTCTACTTTCTGAGTCCTCTTTTGCAAACTTGAAAgccatcaaaatcaatttttgtGAAAAATTAAAGTATCTCTTCTCGCGTTCTTTGCTTGAGCATCTAACTGCTCTCGAGACAATACAAGCTTCTGATTGTGACTCTTTAAAGGTGATTGTTCCTGATGAAAGTGAGATGCTTAAGCTCCCTAAATTACACAATCTGACACTACAATCTCTAAAAAGCTTTAGTGGATTCTATCCcatatcaacaacaacaacaacaagcacCAAAATACTATTTCATGAAAAG GTTGAAGTTTCAGAATTAGAGAGACTGGAGTTGAGGTCTATCGAGATAGACCAAATATGGAATGACCAAAGTTCTGATTTTGGAAATTTAATCCATTTGGATGTGAGTGGTTGTAACGATTTGATATCTTTGTTGCCATTCTCGTTGGCCAAGAATCTCAAGAAGCTTCAAAGCCTTTATGTTAGTGAATGCTACCGGATGGAGAATATCTTCGCTGATGTACCCGTAAAAGTTGCTAAG GATGCTACTTTTCCAAATTTGAAGAATATAAAACTGAGCAGGATGAGcagtttgaaaaagatatggaatCTTAACGTCCCGGTTGAGAAACTGGACACACTGGTCATTGAAAAATGCAATCAATTGGTGAGTGTTTTCGGTCATGACATGGAGGGAATATTTCAAGGACTAAGCAGCTTGACAGTTACTGATTGCAAGTCAATGGAAACTATATTTGACCTAACCTGCGATCAGAACCGATATGCTCGTCACTACGAAACTTTATTGCGGGATGTTCATTTGGAATCACTAGGAAAACTggaaaggatagtgagatgcgaGCAAGACCAAGAAGGGACACTTCAACTGAAATCTCTGCAGAACATAACAGTTCATGGTTGTCGCAAGTTGGTAAATATATTTCCATTTTCCATTGCTAAACATCAGCTTAAAAAACTGCAACGTTTAGTTGTATCAGATTGCTCCAAAttaaaggaaattgtagcagtgCAAAATGGTACCAGCGACAACAGCGGCAGCAGCACATGCGATCCTGATAGCTTGGTGTTTCCTGAGCTAACCTCCATTAAATTTTCTAAGCTACCAAAGTTCAAGAATTTCTGTCCAGAACATTGTAAATTGGAGTGTGAAAAATTAGATGAGCTGTCTATTGAACTTTGTCGCAAGCTTGAACTATTTGGAGAAAGCCAGCTCTTTCATGAAACATTTT